In one Campylobacter insulaenigrae NCTC 12927 genomic region, the following are encoded:
- a CDS encoding ABC transporter ATP-binding protein, whose product MQVLRIENLYKSFFDVEVLKGISLSLSEGEILSILGESGCGKSSLLGCIAGFFEINDGKIYIEEKLVASKNLYLPPQNRDVGVLFQDYALFPHLSVKENICFGISNLSKIEQEQRLNELLEILNLNELLCRYPNELSGGQAQRVALARTIVARPKIILFDEPFSNLNHTLSVKMRKEIKNILKMHKLSAIFVTHDKEDAFYLSDHIALIHEGKILDYNDAYNLYYFPKNIVSAKFLGEAFKLEIDKISNLAFKEYLHQKNGILRPNDLKISKIPTPLEAFVLECDFYGDFYELTLNLDGNIFSIYHNKALNKGEKIYLELSVENY is encoded by the coding sequence ATGCAAGTGTTGAGAATAGAAAATTTATATAAATCTTTTTTTGATGTTGAAGTTTTAAAAGGTATTTCATTAAGTTTAAGCGAAGGTGAAATTTTAAGTATATTAGGCGAGAGTGGTTGCGGAAAAAGTTCTTTGCTTGGTTGTATAGCTGGATTTTTTGAGATAAATGATGGTAAAATTTATATAGAAGAAAAATTAGTTGCTTCTAAAAATTTGTATCTACCTCCTCAAAATCGTGATGTCGGTGTTTTATTTCAAGATTATGCTTTATTTCCACATCTTAGTGTAAAAGAAAATATTTGTTTTGGTATTTCAAATCTTAGTAAAATAGAACAAGAGCAACGATTAAACGAACTTTTAGAAATTTTAAATTTAAATGAACTTTTGTGTCGGTATCCTAATGAACTAAGTGGTGGACAAGCTCAAAGAGTAGCTTTAGCAAGGACTATTGTTGCTAGACCAAAAATCATACTTTTTGATGAACCTTTTTCGAATTTAAATCACACTTTAAGTGTAAAAATGCGAAAAGAAATTAAAAATATTTTAAAAATGCACAAGCTTAGTGCAATTTTTGTAACTCATGATAAAGAAGATGCTTTTTACCTTTCTGATCATATAGCATTGATTCATGAGGGAAAAATTTTAGATTATAATGATGCTTATAACTTGTATTATTTTCCTAAAAATATTGTAAGTGCAAAATTTTTAGGTGAGGCTTTCAAATTAGAAATAGACAAAATTTCTAATTTAGCCTTTAAAGAATACTTACATCAAAAAAATGGAATTTTACGCCCCAATGACCTTAAAATTTCTAAGATACCAACTCCTTTAGAAGCTTTTGTTTTAGAATGTGATTTTTATGGAGATTTTTATGAGCTTACTTTAAATTTGGATGGTAATATTTTTAGTATTTACCATAATAAAGCACTTAACAAGGGAGAAAAAATTTATCTTGAATTAAGTGTAGAAAATTATTAA